The genomic window GAATGCAGGACCAATTGTCGAGCGTGAGCTCTAGACTTGGTAATACCAAATCGATAAACAATATTATCCAATCTCCTCTCTAATAATTCCAGAAAATTTTCTCCGGTAACGCCTTTTTTCTTTTCAGCTTTTTCAAAAAGATTTTTAAATTGCTTTTCTAATAATCCATAATACTTTCTAAGTTTCTGTTTTTCTCTTAATCTCACACCATAGGTAGATAATTTTCTTATTCTTGCATTTTTTATATTTTTGCCGGGTAATGAGGCGCCTTTTTCTATCGGACATTTCTCGGTGTAACACCTATCTCCCTTTAAAAACAACTTTACTGTTTCTCTGCGGCACAATTTGCATACCGCTCCTATATATCTGGCCATATATAATAA from Candidatus Atribacteria bacterium includes these protein-coding regions:
- a CDS encoding 30S ribosomal protein S4, whose product is MARYIGAVCKLCRRETVKLFLKGDRCYTEKCPIEKGASLPGKNIKNARIRKLSTYGVRLREKQKLRKYYGLLEKQFKNLFEKAEKKKGVTGENFLELLERRLDNIVYRFGITKSRAHARQLVLHSHILVNGKKVNIPSYQVEINDIVEIKEKSGNIENIKEIKEGKIEISTPSWLEFDFKNLKGKIIKFPSKEELNLPVEEKLVVEYYSR